Below is a genomic region from Microbacterium sp. KUDC0406.
TCGATAGCGGAACGAGCGCAGGCCACCGATCTCGAGCGTGCGCAGGCCCTCGCCGGCGTCGGGGAGCAGCCGACCGAGCAGTGCGCGCGGAACGAAGTACTTGCGGTCGACACGGTTCATCAGGGCCGCCGCGCTCTCCAGCTCGCTGAGCGAGATCGACGGCAGGGCATCCAGGACCGCTGCCGGGGAGGTCATGCGAACGCGTCCTCGGCGATCCGAGGCGATTCCTCGATCGGGGCCTCCCGACGGCGGTGCGCACGGGCGCGGTAGCGCACATCGACCTGCGTGGTCTCCCGGACGAGATCGAGGTCGAGCACCTCGATACGCACCAGATCGGCGTTGAGCAGCGTCGCGACGGCGGCCTCGAGCTCGCGTTCATCCGGGTACGCCCGGTCCAGCATCAGCAGGTGATGCCTGGTCCGTGAAGCGACCCGAGGACTGTCGACGACGAGCATCACCACGAGCATGAGGGCCGACAGCGCCGGCGCGATCCACTCCGGCGACGGCCGCAGGCCGGAGAGCAGACCGAGCGCCAGGGCGACGAAGTAGTAGGCGATCTCCTGCTGGGTGATCTGGTCGGAGCGCAGCCGGATGATCGAGAGGATGCCGAACAGGCCGATCCCGAGCCCGATGCCCACCTCGACCGAGGCGAGCGCGACCGTGACGGCGAGCACCCCCACGTTCAGCGCGATGTACGACAGCAGGAGGTCGCGCCGACGGTGCCGGCGGAAGTACAGGGCGTAGGCGAGCAGCGTGATCGACACGAGGTCTGTGACGAGGGCGATGGCAAGCGACATGATGACTCCTCCGGTTGTGCTGGTTCCCAGGCTCGCCGCTCGTCGTGAGCGCCGGATGAGGCACGGATGAGAGAGTTCTCACGCGGGTGGCACGCGCAGCCGATAGCCTGCGCCGCGCACCGTCTCGAAGCGGTCGGCCCCGAGCTTTCCCCGGAGGTACCGGATGTAGACGTCGACGACGTTCGATCCGGGGTCGAAGTCGAAGCCCCAGACCAGACTCAGCAGCTGCTGTCGCGTGAGCACCTCGTCCGGATGCCGCAGGAAGACCTCGAGCAGCGCGTACTCCCGGCTCGTCAGCTCGACGGCCTGTTCGCCGATCACCGCGCGCCGGGTGCGCAGATCGAGCGTCAGGTCTCCCGACCTCAGCGTGACCGCCTCACCGGGGAGGAGGTGGCCAGTCGCAGCCGGATGCGGGCGAGCAGCTCGTCGAACGAGAAGGGCTTGTGCATGTAGTCGTCGGCGCCTCCGGTCAGCCCGGCGACGGTGTCCGAGGTCGCGTCGCGTGCGGTGAGGATGATGATCGGCAGCTCGATGCGCTCCGAGCGCACCCGGCGCAACACACTGAAGCCGTCGAGTCCGGGCAGTCCGATGTCCAGCACCATGAGATCGAACTCTCCTGAGCGGGCGAACTCGAAGGCCGTGTGTCCGTCGCTCACCGTCTCTGATCGGAAGCCGTTCGCGCGCAGGCCCTTCTCGATGAACGACGCGATGCGCTCCTCGTCCTCGGCGAGCAGGATGCGGTTCATGATGTCTCCTCGGCATGCTGCGGCAGGTCCAGCGTGAAGGTCGAACCGGCCCCGGGAGCGGAATCGACCGAGACCCGTCCGCCGTGCGCCTGCGCGATGCGGGCGACGATCGCGAGCCCGAGGCCGCTGCCGCGCGTGCGCGGAGCGCCCGGACCGCGCGCGAACCGCTCGAAGATCAGGCTCTGCTCCTCGGGATCGATGCCGGTGCCGGCGTCGCGCACCCACAGTCGCACCCGGCCGTCGCGCACGTCGCCACCCACGGCGATCGTCTGGCCGGCCGTCGTGTGCGAGACGGCGTTCTGGGCGAGCTGCAGCAGCGCCTGGGCGAGACGCTGCCCGTCGGCGAGGATGACGCCTTCGGGCACGGCGTCGATCGCCCATCGGCGGTCAGCGATCGCGCTGGC
It encodes:
- a CDS encoding DUF4956 domain-containing protein, giving the protein MSLAIALVTDLVSITLLAYALYFRRHRRRDLLLSYIALNVGVLAVTVALASVEVGIGLGIGLFGILSIIRLRSDQITQQEIAYYFVALALGLLSGLRPSPEWIAPALSALMLVVMLVVDSPRVASRTRHHLLMLDRAYPDERELEAAVATLLNADLVRIEVLDLDLVRETTQVDVRYRARAHRRREAPIEESPRIAEDAFA